One Spea bombifrons isolate aSpeBom1 chromosome 1, aSpeBom1.2.pri, whole genome shotgun sequence DNA window includes the following coding sequences:
- the LOC128473439 gene encoding alcohol dehydrogenase 1-like, translating to MDFSSLRQTGSLFVPMDTAGIVIKCKAAVAWDIGKPLKIEEVEVQPPKALEVRIKMIATGICRTDDHVIRGAFKNINYPVILGHEGAGIIESVGEKVTDLKPGDKVIPLCVPQCGKCTCCLNPHTNWCIKTHFSEPQNLMPDKTSRFSCNGQVVHHFLWTSTFSEYTVVPVDSVAKIDDKAPMDKVCLFGCGFPTGYGAVVNIAKVQRGSTCAVFGLGGIGLSTIIGCKLAGASRIIAIDINSSKFEKAKMFGATECINPLDFTKPIQEVIAEKTNGGVHYSFECIGTTETMKAALESCHFAYGISVIIGEAPPEEMISLNPMVLFTGRTWKGGILGGWKSKESIPRLVDDYMANKFNLDGLATHTLPFNQINEGFELLRSGKSVRTILLF from the exons ATGGATTTCTCCAGCTTGCGACAAACGGGGAGCTTATTTGTTCCAATGGACACAGCAGGAATT GTTATAAAATGCAAAGCCGCAGTAGCTTGGGACATAGGGAAACCTCTCAAAATTGAGGAGGTGGAGGTTCAGCCACCAAAAGCCCTTGAAGTGAGAATTAAG ATGATAGCAACAGGAATCTGCCGGACAGATGACCATGTGATAAGAGGTGCcttcaaaaatataaattatccaGTTATTCTTGGCCATGAAGGGGCTGGAATTATTGAAAGCGTTGGGGAAAAGGTGACTGACCTTAAGCCAG GTGACAAGGTAATTCCATTATGTGTTCCGCAATGTGGAAAATGCACGTGTTGTCTCAATCCACACACCAACTGGTGCATTAAAACTCA ttttagcgAGCCACAGAATCTCATGCCAGACAAGACATCAAGATTTTCATGCAATGGGCAAGTTGTGCATCATTTCTTGTGGACAAGCACCTTTTCTGAATATACAGTGGTGCCTGTCGATTCTGTTGCAAAAATTGACGACAAAGCGCCTATGGACAAAGTTTGTCTTTTTGGGTGCGGTTTTCCAACGGGATATGGTGCTGTTGTGAATATTGCCAAG gtacAGCGTGGTTCTACTTGTGCCGTTTTTGGCCTAGGTGGAATAGGGCTATCAACCATCATTGGATGCAAGTTGGCAGGAGCATCAAGAATTATTGCTATTGATATAAACAGTAGTAAGTTTGAGAAGGCTAAGATGTTTGGAGCCACGGAGTGCATTAACCCATTGGACTTCACAAAGCCCATTCAGGAGGTGATAGCTGAAAAGACCAACGGAGGAGTGCATTATTCCTTTGAGTGTATTGGGACTACAGAAACCATG AAAGCCGCTCTGGAATCTTGTCACTTTGCGTATGGAATCAGTGTGATTATTGGAGAAGCACCCCCAGAAGAAATGATCTCCCTCAATCCCATGGTGCTGTTCACAGGGCGCACCTGGAAGGGGGGCATTTTAGGAG GATGGAAGAGTAAAGAATCCATTCCCCGTCTGGTTGACGACTACATGGCaaataaatttaatttggatGGGCTAGCGACCCACACTTTGCCATTCAATCAAATCAATGAAGGATTTGAGCTTCTGCGTTCTGGGAAGAG CGTCCGCACCATTCTGCTATTCTGA